The following are encoded together in the Gilvimarinus sp. DA14 genome:
- a CDS encoding GatB/YqeY domain-containing protein: MASELKTRINDELKTAMRAKEKARVAVLRLIMAEFKRIEVDERIELDDARVLAVLDKMLKQRRDSIAQYEQAGRTELAEQEQSESVIIQEFLPQPLSSAELDEIVDKAIAQTGANEMRDMGKIMGLVKPQVQGRADMAEVSKRIKASLG; encoded by the coding sequence ATGGCCTCCGAGCTAAAAACCCGTATTAATGACGAGCTAAAAACCGCCATGCGAGCCAAAGAGAAGGCGCGCGTGGCTGTTTTGCGTTTGATCATGGCGGAATTTAAACGAATTGAAGTTGACGAGCGCATCGAGCTGGATGACGCACGGGTTTTGGCCGTGCTGGACAAAATGCTCAAGCAGCGCCGCGACTCCATCGCCCAGTACGAGCAGGCCGGACGCACCGAGCTGGCCGAGCAGGAACAATCTGAAAGCGTGATTATTCAGGAGTTTCTGCCACAGCCTCTGAGTAGTGCCGAACTGGACGAAATCGTCGACAAAGCCATCGCACAAACCGGCGCCAATGAGATGCGCGACATGGGCAAGATCATGGGCCTGGTGAAACCCCAGGTGCAAGGCCGCGCCGACATGGCCGAGGTAAGCAAGCGGATTAAAGCCTCACTCGGCTGA
- the rpsU gene encoding 30S ribosomal protein S21, with the protein MPSVKIKENEPFDVALRRFKRACEKAGVLAEVRSREFYEKPTAVRKRNMAAAVKRHAKKVQRESRKFQRMY; encoded by the coding sequence ATGCCTTCAGTAAAGATTAAAGAAAACGAGCCGTTTGACGTCGCTCTGCGTCGCTTCAAGCGCGCTTGCGAAAAAGCAGGTGTATTGGCCGAAGTTCGCAGCCGCGAGTTTTACGAGAAGCCCACCGCTGTTCGCAAACGCAACATGGCAGCCGCTGTTAAGCGCCACGCCAAAAAAGTACAGCGCGAATCTCGCAAGTTCCAGCGCATGTACTAA
- the tsaD gene encoding tRNA (adenosine(37)-N6)-threonylcarbamoyltransferase complex transferase subunit TsaD, giving the protein MRVLGIETSCDETGIALFDTENGLLAHDLYSQIEVHAEYGGVVPELASRDHVRKILPLIKEVLGKAGLQLNDIDGIAYTAGPGLVGALMVGASVGRALAYALQVPAIGVHHMEGHLLAPMLEDSPPEFPFVALLVSGGHTQLVKVEGIGQYELLGESLDDAAGEAFDKAAKMLDLDYPGGPHVARLAEQGTAGRFTFPRPMIDRPGLDFSFSGLKTYTLNTVAEHKGEDGLPDEQTCADIARAFEESVVSTLVIKCRRALEATGFKRLVIAGGVSANKRLRTDLETALQKIGAQVFYARHEFCTDNGAMIAYAGAQRLAAGQREGLAINVRPRWPLDTLAPL; this is encoded by the coding sequence ATGCGAGTGTTGGGTATAGAAACCTCGTGCGATGAAACCGGAATCGCACTGTTTGATACTGAAAATGGCCTTCTGGCTCACGATCTGTATTCGCAGATCGAGGTGCACGCCGAATACGGCGGTGTAGTGCCAGAGCTGGCCTCGCGAGACCACGTGCGTAAGATTTTGCCCCTTATAAAGGAAGTGCTCGGTAAGGCCGGATTGCAGCTGAATGATATTGACGGTATTGCCTATACCGCAGGCCCGGGGCTGGTAGGGGCTTTAATGGTGGGGGCCAGTGTTGGCCGGGCGCTGGCCTATGCACTGCAGGTGCCCGCCATCGGTGTGCATCATATGGAGGGGCATCTTTTGGCTCCTATGCTGGAAGACTCGCCGCCCGAGTTTCCCTTTGTTGCGCTGCTGGTCTCCGGCGGCCATACCCAGTTGGTCAAAGTAGAGGGGATTGGTCAGTATGAGCTGCTGGGTGAATCGTTAGATGATGCCGCGGGCGAGGCGTTTGACAAAGCCGCCAAAATGCTCGATCTGGACTACCCGGGTGGCCCCCACGTGGCCCGGCTGGCAGAGCAGGGTACTGCTGGCCGGTTTACCTTTCCCCGGCCTATGATTGATCGCCCGGGGCTGGATTTTAGTTTTTCAGGCCTGAAAACTTATACGTTAAATACTGTTGCAGAGCACAAAGGTGAAGATGGGTTGCCGGATGAGCAGACCTGCGCAGACATCGCGCGCGCTTTTGAAGAGTCGGTGGTTTCTACCCTGGTGATCAAGTGCCGTCGCGCCCTGGAGGCTACTGGTTTTAAACGTTTGGTGATTGCCGGTGGTGTTTCGGCTAACAAGCGCTTGCGCACCGACCTGGAAACCGCATTGCAGAAAATCGGGGCGCAGGTGTTTTACGCTCGCCACGAGTTCTGTACCGACAATGGCGCGATGATCGCCTACGCCGGGGCCCAACGCCTGGCCGCGGGGCAGCGCGAGGGTTTAGCGATTAACGTGCGTCCTCGCTGGCCACTGGATACCCTGGCGCCGCTTTAA
- the folB gene encoding dihydroneopterin aldolase, giving the protein MDIVYIRDLQIQTIIGIYDWEREVRQTVSIDLEMASDIRRAAETDNIEYALNYKAVSKRIIAHVENRSALLVESLAEEIAALVREEFHVPWLRLRLSKPGALRGARDVGLIIERGEKPA; this is encoded by the coding sequence ATGGATATTGTCTATATAAGAGATCTGCAAATCCAAACGATTATTGGTATTTACGATTGGGAGCGTGAGGTGCGTCAGACCGTCAGTATTGATTTGGAAATGGCCAGTGATATTCGCCGTGCCGCCGAGACAGACAATATTGAATACGCGCTTAACTATAAGGCTGTATCCAAACGGATTATCGCTCATGTGGAAAATCGCAGTGCGCTATTGGTCGAGTCTTTGGCGGAAGAAATTGCCGCGCTGGTGCGTGAGGAATTTCATGTTCCCTGGCTGCGCTTGCGCCTGAGCAAGCCTGGCGCGTTGCGCGGGGCGCGGGATGTGGGGCTGATCATCGAACGCGGGGAAAAGCCGGCATGA
- the folK gene encoding 2-amino-4-hydroxy-6-hydroxymethyldihydropteridine diphosphokinase has protein sequence MSRVYLSLGSNIDRYRHIGAALDSLAAEFGELDISTVYESEAVGFNGSNFLNLVVGINTSLPVGGLSLKLKQIEDANGRNRAGPKFSPRTLDIDILTVAEKAGDIDGVELPRDEITKNAFVLLPMAELAPDEVHPLLQRTYAQLWQEYDQSSQKLWPVSFEWRGKEISVGKRV, from the coding sequence ATGAGTCGCGTGTACTTGAGTCTGGGCAGCAATATTGACCGCTATCGCCATATCGGGGCGGCCTTGGATTCGCTGGCCGCAGAGTTTGGCGAGCTGGATATTTCTACTGTATACGAGAGCGAAGCGGTAGGCTTTAACGGCAGTAACTTTTTGAACTTGGTGGTGGGTATTAATACGTCACTGCCTGTGGGGGGGCTGTCGCTAAAGCTGAAGCAGATAGAAGACGCTAACGGCCGCAACCGCGCTGGCCCCAAATTCAGTCCCCGGACTCTCGATATCGATATTCTGACCGTAGCGGAGAAAGCCGGTGACATTGATGGGGTAGAACTGCCCCGCGACGAGATCACCAAAAACGCCTTTGTGCTGTTGCCCATGGCGGAGCTTGCCCCCGACGAAGTTCATCCGTTATTGCAGCGCACCTATGCGCAACTGTGGCAAGAGTACGACCAGAGCTCGCAAAAGCTCTGGCCGGTATCGTTTGAATGGCGCGGTAAAGAGATATCGGTTGGAAAGAGGGTCTAA
- a CDS encoding magnesium transporter CorA family protein, with translation MIKTLWLSESGERRCGGEELIAQWRESGDGHLWIDILSEDPRAERDLLLAMDCHPLAVEDAQRKRHPPKTESFDDQELVLYRGITHFDEELNVELVPIALFASEKCFISIHQGKSLSIQQHWNDAKSSLVRQPALLAIRIMHYSVGRYLDAVLAFEERINDLEDAMQESPNDSVMRTLISYKSRLRKLKRVFNYHERIAQTLLKETPDLFIRTEPDIVHALQDLFDRCERVHSLATMYYEICGDLIEGYLSLTSHMLNNTMRVLTVITAIFVPLTFIAGIYGMNFDNIPELHVKNGYFIVMGLMGLIGAGLLVLFRKLRWL, from the coding sequence ATGATTAAAACCCTCTGGCTTAGCGAGTCGGGTGAACGCCGCTGCGGCGGCGAAGAGCTTATCGCGCAATGGCGCGAAAGTGGCGACGGCCACCTGTGGATTGATATTTTAAGTGAAGACCCTCGCGCCGAACGCGACTTACTGCTGGCCATGGACTGCCACCCTCTGGCGGTCGAAGATGCCCAGCGCAAAAGACACCCTCCCAAGACCGAGAGTTTTGACGACCAGGAATTGGTGCTGTATCGCGGTATCACTCACTTTGACGAAGAACTCAATGTCGAACTTGTTCCCATTGCTCTGTTCGCCTCAGAAAAGTGTTTTATAAGTATCCATCAGGGTAAATCACTCAGCATCCAACAGCACTGGAACGACGCCAAAAGCTCTCTGGTGCGCCAGCCAGCGCTGCTGGCCATTCGCATCATGCATTATTCGGTAGGCCGCTATCTGGACGCAGTTCTGGCATTCGAAGAGCGGATTAACGATCTGGAAGATGCCATGCAGGAAAGTCCTAACGACTCAGTAATGCGCACGTTAATCTCCTATAAATCTCGTCTGCGTAAATTAAAGCGCGTGTTTAACTACCACGAGCGCATTGCACAGACCCTGTTAAAAGAAACCCCGGATCTATTTATACGCACCGAGCCAGATATCGTCCACGCCTTGCAGGATTTGTTCGACCGCTGCGAGCGAGTACACAGCCTGGCGACCATGTACTACGAAATTTGCGGTGATTTAATTGAAGGCTATCTGTCGCTCACCTCGCACATGCTGAATAACACCATGCGCGTTTTGACGGTCATTACCGCCATTTTCGTTCCACTGACATTTATCGCCGGCATATACGGTATGAACTTCGACAATATTCCGGAGCTGCACGTTAAAAACGGCTACTTTATTGTTATGGGATTAATGGGCTTAATTGGCGCTGGGCTGCTGGTACTGTTTAGAAAACTGCGGTGGCTATAA
- a CDS encoding pteridine reductase, producing the protein MSTPRVALITGGARRIGAAIASHLHQQGWNLIIHCRQSVTEAEALAEHLNAQRDNSVCTVRADLAKMPELKALAETACSSWGRLDALINNASSFYPTALASASEHQWDDLFASNLKAPFFLSQKLSQALQQTEGCIINIADIHAERPLKNHSIYCMAKAGNVMLTKTLARELAPEVRVNGIAPGAIAWPEDDAALSDKAQQSILEKTALQRSGEPADIARTVAFLLTEAPYITGQIIAVDGGRSLQQ; encoded by the coding sequence ATGAGCACACCCCGGGTCGCCCTCATTACCGGAGGAGCTCGACGCATTGGCGCCGCCATTGCCTCCCATTTACATCAGCAGGGCTGGAACCTCATCATCCACTGCCGCCAATCGGTCACCGAGGCGGAGGCATTGGCCGAGCACCTAAACGCTCAGCGGGACAACAGTGTGTGCACAGTCCGCGCGGATTTAGCCAAGATGCCTGAGCTCAAAGCACTGGCGGAAACGGCATGCTCCAGCTGGGGCCGCCTGGACGCTCTGATCAACAACGCCTCCAGTTTTTATCCCACCGCGCTAGCCAGCGCCAGCGAACACCAGTGGGATGATTTATTTGCCAGCAATTTAAAAGCGCCTTTTTTCCTCAGTCAGAAACTGAGCCAGGCGTTGCAGCAAACCGAGGGCTGCATCATCAACATTGCCGACATACACGCCGAGCGTCCTCTCAAGAATCACAGCATTTACTGTATGGCCAAGGCGGGCAATGTGATGCTAACCAAAACCCTGGCACGGGAACTGGCACCCGAGGTGCGAGTCAATGGCATTGCTCCGGGGGCCATCGCCTGGCCAGAAGATGACGCTGCGCTGAGCGATAAAGCGCAGCAATCTATACTGGAGAAAACCGCCTTGCAGCGCAGCGGCGAGCCTGCCGACATCGCCCGCACGGTGGCATTTTTACTGACTGAGGCGCCCTATATCACCGGGCAGATTATCGCCGTTGACGGCGGGCGCAGCCTACAACAGTAA
- a CDS encoding multifunctional CCA addition/repair protein: MQIYLVGGAVRDRLLGYPYSEQDWVVVGATPAQMAELGYTPVGKDFPVFLHPDSKEEYALARTERKTSPGYGGFSFHCAPNITLEEDLVRRDLTINAMAMNEAGELIDPHGGARDLREKTLRHVSSAFSEDPVRILRVARFAARYHHLGFTVAEPTMALMAQMVSSGEADHLVAERVWKEFQRALGERHPDVFITTLRQCGALAVVMPELDTLFGLPQPPKHHPEVDTGVHSLMVLQQACELSDDVSVRFAALMHDLGKGLTPKDEWPRHIGHETRGIAPIKQLCQRLAVPNDCRDLALLAAQFHTHCHRAFELKPATLLKLFKQTDAYRKPKRFHQFLLTCKADSRGRTGFTKHDYPQSQYLAEALNVAQQVDIQALVKQGYQGGELGEAIEAERLRLLQDFKQEQSL, translated from the coding sequence ATGCAAATTTACCTGGTCGGGGGCGCTGTGCGCGACCGCCTGCTGGGCTACCCCTACAGCGAGCAAGACTGGGTTGTGGTGGGAGCCACGCCCGCACAAATGGCAGAGCTCGGCTATACCCCGGTAGGCAAAGACTTTCCCGTTTTTCTTCACCCCGACAGTAAAGAAGAGTACGCCCTGGCGCGCACAGAACGTAAAACGTCGCCCGGCTACGGCGGTTTCAGCTTTCACTGCGCGCCAAATATTACCTTGGAAGAAGACCTTGTTCGCCGCGACCTGACCATCAACGCAATGGCAATGAACGAAGCAGGTGAACTGATTGATCCACACGGTGGCGCGCGCGACCTGCGGGAAAAGACTTTACGCCACGTTTCCAGCGCCTTTAGCGAAGACCCGGTAAGAATTTTACGAGTAGCCAGGTTTGCCGCCCGCTATCACCACCTTGGCTTCACGGTGGCCGAGCCAACCATGGCACTTATGGCACAAATGGTCAGCTCCGGCGAGGCAGATCATCTGGTAGCTGAGCGAGTCTGGAAAGAGTTTCAACGCGCTCTGGGCGAACGGCATCCGGACGTGTTTATCACCACACTGCGCCAGTGTGGCGCGCTGGCAGTGGTCATGCCAGAGCTGGACACTCTGTTTGGCCTCCCCCAGCCGCCCAAGCACCACCCGGAAGTGGATACCGGCGTCCATAGCTTGATGGTGCTGCAACAAGCCTGCGAACTAAGCGATGATGTGTCTGTACGTTTTGCCGCCCTAATGCACGATTTAGGCAAGGGGCTCACACCAAAAGACGAATGGCCCCGCCATATTGGTCACGAAACGCGGGGCATCGCGCCCATCAAGCAGCTATGCCAGCGCCTAGCCGTGCCCAACGATTGCCGCGATCTGGCTCTGCTAGCGGCGCAGTTTCACACCCACTGTCACCGCGCGTTTGAACTTAAGCCCGCCACTTTACTTAAATTATTTAAGCAGACAGACGCCTACCGCAAACCCAAACGTTTCCATCAATTTCTACTGACCTGCAAGGCCGACTCGCGCGGGCGCACAGGTTTTACCAAGCACGACTATCCACAAAGCCAATACCTAGCCGAGGCCCTAAACGTGGCGCAACAAGTTGATATTCAGGCTCTGGTAAAACAGGGTTACCAGGGCGGCGAGCTGGGCGAGGCAATCGAAGCCGAGCGCTTACGTTTATTGCAAGACTTTAAACAGGAGCAGAGTTTATGA
- a CDS encoding TorF family putative porin, which translates to MKMMNKKVLASAVAASAIALSAVAPSASAEVSASVGAANMYYWRGMDLGNGDPAISGDITVSTGGLYAGVWGSSGDASLGTEYDLYVGYGGEAGSFTYDFSLWNYNYPSAPANADGSDGSPDLGDLTEAVVSLGFGPVAVTYYHGLEDLDEYWYTTLGASFDKFSVTYGLHEDDYSHLDLGYSFNDNLSFTIGVPVDDVDGTYDDDAKFIVSLSLPIEF; encoded by the coding sequence ATGAAGATGATGAACAAAAAAGTACTGGCCAGTGCCGTTGCCGCTTCTGCCATTGCCTTGAGCGCCGTTGCACCCTCCGCCAGTGCCGAAGTGTCTGCATCGGTAGGCGCTGCTAACATGTACTACTGGCGCGGTATGGATCTGGGTAATGGCGATCCAGCCATCTCAGGTGACATCACTGTAAGCACTGGTGGTCTGTACGCTGGTGTGTGGGGTTCCTCTGGTGACGCTAGCTTGGGTACTGAGTACGATCTGTACGTAGGTTACGGTGGCGAAGCTGGTAGCTTTACTTATGACTTCAGCCTGTGGAACTACAACTACCCAAGTGCACCCGCTAACGCCGATGGCTCTGATGGCTCACCAGACCTTGGCGACTTGACCGAGGCCGTAGTTTCTTTGGGTTTTGGACCGGTTGCTGTGACTTACTACCACGGTCTGGAAGATCTGGATGAGTACTGGTACACCACTCTTGGCGCGAGCTTTGACAAGTTCAGCGTGACCTATGGTCTGCACGAAGACGATTATTCTCACTTGGATCTTGGCTACTCATTCAATGACAACCTGAGCTTCACCATTGGTGTGCCGGTTGATGACGTAGATGGCACTTACGATGACGATGCGAAATTCATCGTTTCTTTGAGCCTGCCAATCGAGTTTTAA
- a CDS encoding ATP-binding protein — protein sequence MKPSTLKARLWFGTLLALLLLLLLAGLALDRAVRSSLFAAEQVRLERYFYLLFSLAEMQGEHLQLPDSLLEPDLEQPTSGLAAYVFRTDGSQVWRSASGLLSEHPPQYRDFGSHHHPGQMRIQRKRGPNERAFYADYDVLWETDSGAVIPYRFALVHSGESFYSALGAFRAAMAKWLLLAVTAMAAFYAGLLAWALRPLRTLANALSKMQSGETSLLTGQYPREIQRVVDRLNQVLESEASLRKRYRNSLGDLAHSLKTPLAVLQNATPPPEAKDYARNVQEQVERMDQVVKYQLQRAVSEQSSGSKKQVPLLKACDRLGQSLQKIYRDKGINLALDINPALTFVGDEQDLLEILGNLLDNGFKYGHSQVTVSAQLNEAQLQINVDDDGDGIAESLNANPVERGQRLDTSKPGQGIGLAICADIAAGYHGGLKISRSPLGGARFTVRLPGAETVNGER from the coding sequence ATGAAGCCCTCCACCCTCAAGGCACGCCTTTGGTTTGGCACCTTGCTGGCGCTACTGCTACTGCTGTTACTCGCGGGCTTAGCGCTTGACCGGGCTGTGCGCAGCAGCCTGTTCGCGGCCGAACAGGTCCGCTTGGAGCGCTACTTTTATTTGTTATTTTCACTCGCCGAAATGCAGGGTGAGCACTTACAGCTGCCAGACTCGCTGCTAGAACCAGACTTAGAACAACCGACTTCAGGCCTCGCCGCTTACGTCTTTCGCACCGACGGCTCGCAGGTCTGGCGCTCGGCATCGGGTTTATTGAGCGAACACCCGCCCCAATACCGAGATTTCGGCAGTCATCACCACCCAGGTCAAATGCGGATTCAGCGAAAGCGTGGACCAAATGAGCGAGCATTTTATGCCGACTATGACGTACTTTGGGAAACCGATAGCGGTGCCGTCATCCCCTACCGATTTGCCCTGGTACACTCCGGTGAGAGCTTCTACAGCGCGCTTGGTGCGTTTCGCGCCGCCATGGCTAAATGGCTTTTACTTGCCGTTACCGCCATGGCCGCTTTTTACGCCGGGCTACTCGCCTGGGCACTGCGTCCGTTGCGAACACTGGCAAACGCATTAAGCAAAATGCAAAGCGGCGAAACAAGCCTGCTAACGGGACAATACCCGCGCGAAATTCAGCGGGTGGTGGATAGACTCAATCAAGTACTTGAAAGCGAGGCCAGTCTGCGTAAGCGCTACCGCAACAGCTTGGGCGATTTGGCTCACAGCCTAAAGACTCCTTTGGCCGTATTACAAAACGCTACACCGCCACCAGAGGCAAAGGACTATGCTAGAAACGTACAAGAGCAAGTTGAAAGGATGGATCAAGTAGTGAAATATCAGTTACAACGCGCCGTCAGTGAACAGAGTTCGGGCAGCAAAAAACAAGTCCCGCTTCTAAAAGCCTGCGATCGCCTGGGGCAATCACTGCAAAAAATTTATCGCGATAAAGGCATCAACCTCGCGCTGGATATAAACCCGGCGCTGACCTTCGTTGGCGATGAGCAGGACTTATTGGAAATTTTAGGCAACCTGCTGGACAACGGCTTTAAATACGGCCACAGCCAGGTAACAGTCAGCGCCCAGCTCAATGAGGCACAACTACAAATTAACGTCGATGACGACGGTGACGGAATTGCCGAATCACTCAACGCTAACCCGGTCGAGCGCGGCCAGCGTCTGGACACATCCAAACCCGGCCAGGGTATCGGCCTTGCGATCTGCGCCGATATAGCAGCCGGCTACCACGGCGGACTCAAAATATCCCGCTCGCCTCTAGGCGGCGCCAGATTTACGGTCAGGCTACCTGGAGCGGAAACGGTGAACGGTGAACGGTGA
- a CDS encoding response regulator transcription factor, giving the protein MRLLIVEDDPQLNQQIAAQMQGSGFACDTSHDGREGLYLGQEFNYDLAIIDLGLPELDGISLIRQLREQQRNFPILILTARDAWQDKVEGLEAGGDDYLTKPFHPEELRARAQALLRRSHGLAQSKLQFGPIAMDTDAKSVQVNGRTVELTGYEYNTLLQLALNNGKTLSKAQLTEHLYAQDFDRDSNTIEVFVGRLRKKLDPDGSINPISTLRGLGYRFNLTPDHPAPKP; this is encoded by the coding sequence ATGCGCCTTTTAATCGTTGAAGACGACCCCCAGCTCAATCAGCAAATCGCCGCGCAAATGCAAGGCAGCGGCTTCGCCTGCGACACATCTCACGACGGCCGTGAAGGGCTCTATCTGGGGCAGGAGTTTAACTATGACCTGGCAATTATCGACCTCGGACTGCCCGAACTGGATGGCATCAGCCTGATCCGGCAGCTGCGCGAGCAGCAGCGCAACTTTCCCATTCTGATTCTCACCGCCCGCGACGCCTGGCAGGACAAGGTTGAAGGGCTGGAAGCCGGGGGCGATGACTATCTCACCAAGCCATTTCACCCCGAGGAGCTGCGCGCTCGCGCGCAGGCTCTGCTACGCCGCTCCCACGGGCTGGCACAAAGCAAGTTACAGTTTGGCCCCATTGCTATGGATACCGACGCCAAAAGCGTGCAGGTAAACGGGCGAACGGTAGAACTGACTGGCTATGAATACAATACGCTGTTGCAACTGGCACTCAATAACGGCAAGACGCTATCCAAAGCGCAACTTACCGAACACCTCTACGCGCAAGACTTTGACCGCGACAGCAACACCATTGAAGTCTTTGTCGGCCGCCTGCGCAAAAAGTTGGACCCTGACGGCAGCATTAACCCCATCAGTACCCTGCGCGGACTGGGCTACCGGTTTAACCTGACGCCGGACCACCCCGCGCCCAAACCATGA
- a CDS encoding PepSY domain-containing protein, producing the protein MLKWLIPVFAAVFCVCAQAAPPAPLSPPLSTPISCAISAAQAGKIASKTFGGKVIDIKQVKIKNRLAYRVKLLQQSGRIHSVLIDAASGRPLK; encoded by the coding sequence ATGCTCAAATGGCTGATTCCGGTGTTCGCCGCAGTATTTTGCGTCTGTGCCCAAGCCGCGCCCCCCGCCCCGCTGTCGCCACCACTGAGCACGCCTATCTCCTGCGCCATCAGCGCTGCTCAGGCGGGTAAAATCGCCAGCAAAACCTTTGGCGGCAAGGTGATTGATATTAAGCAGGTAAAAATCAAAAACCGACTCGCCTACCGGGTCAAGCTCCTACAACAATCGGGGCGCATTCACTCAGTCCTGATTGACGCCGCCAGCGGCCGCCCCCTCAAGTAA
- a CDS encoding glutamate-5-semialdehyde dehydrogenase, with amino-acid sequence MLDKVSVKEYMAQVGIDARAASRSLAATSTGVKNEALLAMARELDAHREHLMAENEKDLAAGRANGLDDALVDRLALKPKTIDGMIEGLRQVAALPDPCGEITDMSYRPSGIQVGKMRVPLGVVGIIYESRPNVTIDAASLCLKSGNAAILRGGSEAIHSNRAIAECIGRGLREAGLPEACVQVVQTTDRAAVGEMITMPEYVDVIVPRGGKGLIERISREASVPVIKHLDGICHVYIDAKADLDKAFAIAFNAKTHRYGVCNAMETLLVDETVAASILPRLAEAYGAEGVELRGCEKTRAIIEAVAASEEDWATEYLAPVLAIRVVSSLDEAMDHIAKYSSQHTESIVTEDYTRGRRFITEVDSSSVMINASTRFADGFEYGLGAEIGISTDKIHARGPVGLEGLTSQKWIVFGDGHIRH; translated from the coding sequence ATGTTGGATAAGGTTTCTGTCAAAGAGTATATGGCCCAGGTGGGTATCGACGCGCGCGCCGCGTCGCGATCCCTGGCTGCTACCAGCACCGGGGTAAAAAACGAAGCCCTGCTGGCAATGGCGCGCGAGCTGGATGCGCACCGCGAACATTTGATGGCCGAAAACGAAAAAGATCTGGCCGCAGGCCGGGCCAATGGCCTGGACGATGCACTGGTGGATCGCCTGGCGCTCAAGCCTAAAACCATCGATGGCATGATCGAAGGCCTGCGTCAGGTAGCGGCGCTGCCCGACCCCTGTGGTGAGATTACCGATATGAGCTATCGCCCCAGCGGCATACAGGTGGGGAAAATGCGCGTGCCTTTGGGGGTGGTGGGCATTATTTATGAGTCTCGCCCCAATGTGACCATTGATGCCGCGAGCCTGTGTTTAAAGTCGGGCAATGCGGCGATTTTGCGCGGTGGCAGCGAGGCGATCCATTCCAATCGCGCCATTGCCGAGTGCATTGGTCGTGGCCTGCGCGAGGCGGGGCTGCCTGAGGCTTGCGTGCAAGTGGTACAAACCACCGATCGCGCCGCTGTGGGCGAGATGATCACCATGCCTGAGTATGTGGATGTAATCGTACCGCGCGGTGGCAAAGGCCTGATTGAGCGCATCTCGCGCGAAGCCTCAGTACCAGTGATTAAACACCTTGATGGTATTTGCCACGTTTACATCGATGCCAAGGCCGATCTGGATAAAGCCTTCGCTATTGCTTTTAACGCCAAGACCCATCGCTACGGTGTGTGTAACGCCATGGAAACGCTATTGGTCGATGAGACCGTTGCCGCCAGTATTCTGCCCCGTTTAGCCGAAGCTTATGGCGCCGAGGGAGTCGAGTTGCGTGGTTGTGAGAAAACTCGCGCGATTATCGAGGCAGTAGCGGCCAGCGAAGAAGACTGGGCGACGGAGTATTTGGCGCCGGTGCTGGCCATTCGTGTGGTTAGCTCTTTGGATGAGGCGATGGACCATATAGCCAAATACAGTTCACAGCACACAGAGTCCATAGTCACCGAAGACTATACCCGCGGACGCCGCTTTATCACCGAGGTGGATTCCAGTTCGGTAATGATTAACGCCTCGACCCGCTTTGCCGACGGTTTTGAGTACGGTCTGGGAGCCGAAATCGGGATTTCCACGGATAAAATTCACGCCCGAGGCCCAGTGGGGCTGGAAGGGCTGACTTCGCAAAAATGGATCGTGTTTGGCGACGGCCACATTCGCCACTGA